In Podospora pseudopauciseta strain CBS 411.78 chromosome 3, whole genome shotgun sequence, one genomic interval encodes:
- a CDS encoding hypothetical protein (EggNog:ENOG503NVXX; COG:K): protein MRTRSSFSHNPHLRVSRPVSACSRCRVAKVKCDGKLPACTACEKAGRENECSAASDQQFARGKERSWVAALEARVEKLDRRLNHARSRKASVALHEVDDNTMTMQDSERRDSLVDITAAIHRKAARTREKADFNTLVSDFGLLTVNATTPGFDTQQESANPMSFARLVLAAAQHDTLPDPNTDELPYQEVAEANFQFYQDNILPLYPLFPTADLKALVPKIYDAADLGILGGIRSSEYWLFWMVMAIASAAQSKAVNDRNYYDALQYVARALPYADRAFVPGYTTQIQALVLLTQYSMLDPAHFDSWHLIGFACRACIDLGFHKDHTFTQQSSKDTIDARRRTFYCVYALDRAISMVHARPFSFKDDDISVRLPSPSVDNERSDPSLPLFELRRLQSGWYQTLVQTDSNDPLRDPIQYVWQKYHETQRWSKELTLDLPATIRTAFDLELDYSSVYLVVPSPRTPKLTDHGRLLIFEHTIRYLYRMYEVVKASPSEGFYTYHDALKVFFMGSQLVTVLRDPGESDLWQSLGATEPPQQNPPLPERLDKDLSDAIARSNSCLDKVNETLKLYGERWEQVKTLADHFDRTTTDIKSYLETRRDMVESAIARSMQKDGRHALPTSRPGTNPSTLAYQSAPMTQHSSQRANQGAPWGHSTGFQGHHNVHF, encoded by the exons ATGCGTACCCGGTCCAGCTTCTCCCACAACCCTCACCTTCGCGTGTCTCGGCCCGTGTCTGCCTGTTCAAGAT GTCGGGTAGCTAAAGTCAAG TGTGATGGCAAATTGCCGGCCTGTACTGCCTGTGAGAAGGCTGGTCGTGAGAATGAATGCTCGGCGGCCAGTGACCAACAGTTTGCTCGCGGCAAGGAGCGGAGCTGGGTTGCTGCCCTCGAGGCAAGGGTGGAAAAGCTTGATCGCAGACTGAACCATGCCCGGTCACGGAAGGCATCTGTGGCTCTGCATGAAGTCGATGATAACACCATGACGATGCAGGATTCCGAACGGAGGGACTCGCTGGTCGACATCACCGCTGCCATCCATCGTAAAGCTGCCCGGACTCGCGAAAAAGCAGACTTCAACACATTGGTATCCGATTTTGGCCTGTTGACTGTCAATGCCACCACTCCCGGCTTCGACACTCAACAAGAGTCGGCGAACCCTATGAGCTTTGCCCGTCTCGTTCTGGCCGCCGCACAACATGACACATTGCCCGACCCAAACACTGACGAACTTCCGTATCAGGAAGTGGCCGAGGCCAATTTCCAATTTTACCAAGACAACATCCTGCCTCTCTATCCCCTGTTTCCAACCGCAGACTTGAAAGCTCTCGTTCCCAAGATTTACGACGCCGCAGACCTCGGCATCCTGGGCGGCATAAGGTCTTCTGAATACTGGCTCTTTTGGATGGTCATGGCCATCGCTTCTGCCGCCCAGAGCAAGGCTGTGAACGACAGAAACTACTATGATGCCCTGCAGTATGTGGCTCGCGCTTTACCCTACGCCGATCGCGCCTTTGTTCCCGGATACACCACTCAAATACAGGCTCTCGTGCTCCTCACGCAGTACTCCATGCTCGACCCAGCTCACTTTGACAGCTGGCACCTCATAGGTTTTGCCTGCCGGGCCTGTATCGACCTGGGCTTCCACAAAGACCACACTTTCACACAGCAGTCGAGCAAAGACACAATAGATGCGCGCCGACGTACTTTTTATTGTGTATATGCTCTGGATAG AGCAATCAGCATGGTCCACGCTCGCCCCTTTTCCTTCAAGGATGACGACATATCCGTGCGGCTCCCGAGTCCATCTGTGGACAATGAAAGGTCAGATCCATCTCTTCCTCTGTTCGAGCTTCGAAGACTGCAGTCGGGTTGGTACCAGACCTTGGTACAAACCGACTCAAACGACCCTCTTCGGGATCCCATCCAGTACGTGTGGCAGAAATATCACGAGACGCAGAGATGGTCAAAGGAGCTCACATTGGACCTTCCGGCCACAATTCGCACCGCGTTTGATCTGGAACTCGATTACAGCTCTGTTTATCTGGTCGTTCCTAGTCCGCGCACACCCAAACTTACCGACCATGGGCGCCTACTGATCTTTGAACACACCATACGTTACCTTTACAGGATGTACGAGGTTGTCAAGGCCAGCCCGAGTGAGGGCTTCTACACCTATCATGATGCCCTCAAAGTTTTCTTCATGGGCTCGCAACTGGTCACAGTGCTGCGGGACCCAGGCGAAAGTGACTTATGGCAATCTCTGGGAGCCACCGAACCGCCGCAACaaaaccccccccttcctgaACGATTGGACAAGGATCTTTCTGATGCTATCGCGCGGAGCAACTCGTGTCTCGACAAGGTCAATGAGACACTCAAGCTGTATGGAGAAAGATGGGAGCAGGTGAAGACCTTGGCAGACCATTTTGACAGGACAACAACCGACATCAAGTCTTATCTTGAGACGAGAAGAGATATGGTGGAAAGTGCCATTGCACGAAGTATGCAGAAGGACGGCCGTCATGCCCTGCCCACGTCACGCCCTGGTACAAATCCCTCCACGCTTGCTTACCAGTCGGCGCCAATGACGCAACACTCATCACAACGAGCAAACCAGGGAGCCCCGTGGGGGCATTCTACAGGCTTCCAAGGACACCATAACGTACACTTTTGA
- a CDS encoding hypothetical protein (COG:S; EggNog:ENOG503NXQT) — protein MNLQLRITPSLLSFIRQGFTKSITQGYAQSVVAATHPHVLNSQNRPSFGRRNHARIGRRLSTLGLQSAFHTSSSTVAAGPVEPQRLGKAVSTNGGLDAYFEQLQKTQQVAEEGAVEEVESDKEWTQFQFQQRIEWKPTPASILLGSDASKTLALDVDPTQVTKRDASPAITPEAEAALAHIDARLAEEIEVRKQLDALEEEVESLRATSPALAEKLEEEIRSRTITPVSHIRTPASLVRTPPVDPQSQSYADHLVKLADSGRYVEIPAVFEAMLVAGIKPIAAAYNVLLTAAFQLAPDKSEVVNKALDIYTDMLRRKVALDSETYNILVSLLASRSLEVSALQEALEVKRVRFGGMDEPGKFMFASHDLELAILREEERLDLAIKLFESSVSSSKAGYTSETYHQMISACAKAGRVSNMLEMFEHMECNQAVPFAATFPAMITAFAKSGDLISAVECYNEYRNLAIANDNGEPTLLKRADAQVYASVINAYVISDKLPGAVKFYKKILQEYGVTAAEIKDALLAGGFVKGFIKRGVYSEALQWAQSIESEIRGRAMNEIATVAADNGDKLTAVAAFANASPSTEMVSSAMALLAMSIRAGDLGAAARYWDILCGSGFKFTVSFVEPAAMYAVAMIGSGQVMEGLTQSEWMFQRIRETVPAAQLEGEIEEATEFISRFMAVRGIVDPREASPVSYAPSQSFAPSPFPSTPAVAHHDESFDPYAQNTDFKGSSLISDELEGAHGRKGPKLSDALNRFRNIRRAGRHPRYITYAKLISAASREGKIDLCHEILAMARTDVPLLPQYPVVRYGWSSILDAMVGACLTVGDRAMAEQFHQELLAMGATPSANTFGLYITTLKESTKTFDEATEAVRVFHRAKAEGVEPTSFLYNALIGKLGKARRIDDCLFYFGEMQTLGIKPTSVTYGTIVNALCRVSDEKFAEQLFDEMEAMPNYKARPAPYNSMMQFFLMTKRDKSKVLEYFERMKAKGIAPTAHTFKLLVDTHATLDPVDMEAAESVLEMIKATGQKPEAVHYASLIHARGCVLHDLEGARRVFDAVVKESSVPLVPCLFQALFEAMVANHRVVETEPVLAMMRSNRVEMTPYIANTLIHGWAAEKNIAKAKEIYATVSATKREPSTYEAMTRAFLAVEERESAKGVVTEMLGRGYPSAVVNKVLELLGGGGNAAPVEAAAAAA, from the exons ATGAACCTGCAATTGCGCATAACCCCTTCACTCCTT AGCTTTATCCGGCAAGGATTTACCAAGTCCATCACCCAAGGTTACGCCCAGTCGGTCGTTGCTGCCACCCACCCTCATGTTCTAAACTCACAAAACCGCCCGTCCTTTGGGCGCCGCAACCATGCCCGTATCGGTCGCCGTCTTTCGACTCTTGGGCTCCAGTCTGCTTTCCACACCAGCAGCTCGACCGTCGCCGCTGGGCCTGTTGAGCCGCAACGTTTGGGCAAGGCTGTTAGCACCAATGGCGGCCTAGATGCTTACTTTGAGCAATTGCAAAAGACCCAGCAAGTTGCCGAGGAAGGGGCCgtggaagaggtggaatCCGACAAGGAGTGGACTCAGTTCCAGTTTCAGCAGCGCATCGAGTGGAAGCCGACACCGGCTTCCATCCTTCTCGGTTCCGATGCCAGCAAAACCCTCGCCCTCGATGTCGACCCCACCCAAGTCACCAAGCGCGATGCCTCCCCAGCCATCACccccgaggccgaggccgccCTTGCCCACATCGATGCGCGTCTCgccgaggagattgaggTTCGCAAGCAGCTGGATGcgttggaagaggaggtggaatCCCTCCGCGCCACGTCTCCAGCTCTGGCCGAAAAGCTCGAGGAAGAGATTAGGTCGCGAACCATCACTCCTGTTTCCCATATCCGAACTCCCGCCAGCCTCGTCCGCACGCCTCCCGTCGATCCCCAGTCCCAGTCCTACGCCGACCACCTCGTGAAACTCGCCGACAGCGGACGATATGTCGAGATTCCGGCAGTCTTCGAGGCCATGCTTGTCGCCGGCATCAAGCCCATTGCTGCCGCCTACAATGTCTTGCTTACTGCCGCTTTCCAGCTGGCACCAGACAAGTCCGAGGTGGTGAACAAGGCTCTGGATATCTACACGGATATGCTTAGACGCAAGGTTGCCCTGGACAGCGAGACGTACAACATTCTTGTCAGCTTGCTGGCTTCTCGTTCGCTGGAAGTGTCTGCGCTGCAAGAGGCTCTCGAGGTGAAGCGTGTGCGGTTTGGTGGCATGGATGAGCCCGGCAAGTTCATGTTTGCCTCTCATGACCTTGAGCTTGCCAtcttgagggaggaggagcgtcTTGACCTTGCCATCAAGTTGTTCGAGAGCTCTGTCTCATCCAGCAAGGCCGGTTACACCTCGGAGACCTACCACCAGATGATCTCAGCGTGTGCCAAGGCTGGTCGTGTGTCCAATATGCTCGAGATGTTTGAGCACATGGAGTGCAACCAAGCTGTCCCTTTTGCTGCCACTTTCCCTGCCATGATCACAGCTTTCGCCAAGTCCGGTGATTTGATCAGCGCCGTGGAATGCTACAACGAGTACCGCAACCTTGCCATCGCCAACGACAATGGCGAGCCGACGTTGCTGAAGCGCGCCGATGCTCAGGTGTACGCCTCTGTCATCAATGCCTACGTCATCTCCGACAAGCTTCCTGGTGCCGTGAAGTTCTACAAGAAGATCCTACAGGAGTATGGTGTAACTGCTGCAGAGATCAAAGACGCTCTGCTTGCTGGTGGCTTTGTCAAGGGCTTCATCAAGCGTGGCGTCTACTCGGAAGCTCTTCAGTGGGCTCAAAGCATCGAGAGCGAGATTAGAGGTCGGGCCATGAACGAAATTGCCACGGTTGCTGCCGATAATGGCGACAAGCTGACTGCGGTTGCCGCCTTTGCCAATGCCTCTCCTTCCACCGAGATGGTTTCTTCCGCCATGGCCTTGCTTGCGATGAGCATCCGCGCCGGTGATCTCGGTGCGGCAGCTCGGTATTGGGATATCCTCTGTGGTTCTGGCTTCAAGTTCACCGTGTCCTTTGTTGAACCGGCAGCCATGTATGCCGTGGCCATGATTGGTTCCGggcaggtgatggagggttTGACTCAGTCTGAGTGGATGTTCCAGCGCATCCGCGAGACCGTTCCCGCTGCTCAGCTCGAAGGTGAGATTGAGGAAGCCACCGAGTTCATCTCTAGGTTCATGGCCGTTCGCGGCATTGTGGATCCTCGTGAAGCTTCTCCCGTCTCTTATGCCCCCTCCCAGTCTTTCGCCCCTTCGCCATTCCCATCGACTCCAGCTGTTGCCCACCATGACGAATCCTTCGACCCCTATGCCCAGAACACCGACTTCAAGGGATCTTCATTGATTTCGGATGAGTTGGAGGGCGCCCACGGTCGCAAGGGTCCCAAGCTGAGTGATGCACTCAACCGTTTCCGCAACATCCGTCGTGCTGGTCGCCATCCTCGGTACATCACTTACGCCAAGCTTatctccgccgcctccaggGAGGGCAAGATCGATCTTTGCCACGAAATTCTCGCCATGGCCCGGACGGATGTGCCTCTGCTTCCTCAGTACCCAGTGGTCCGCTACGGTTGGTCGTCCATTCTGGACGCCATGGTTGGTGCCTGCTTGACTGTTGGTGACAGAGCTATGGCCGAGCAGTTCCACCAGGAGCTCCTCGCCATGGGTGCTACCCCTTCGGCCAACACCTTTGGTCTCTACATCACCACCTTGAAGGAGTCCACCAAGACCTTCGACGAGGCCACCGAAGCTGTCCGCGTGTTCCACCGCGCCAAGGCCGAGGGAGTCGAGCCTACTTCATTCCTGTACAATGCCTTGATCGGGAAGCTGGGCAAGGCGCGTCGCATTGACGACTGTCTCTTTTACTTTGGCGAGATGCAGACGCTCGGTATCAAGCCCACATCTGTCACGTACGGCACCATTGTCAACGCTCTCTGCCGCGTCAGCGATGAGAAGTTTGCCGAGCAGCTGTTTGACGAGATGGAGGCCATGCCCAACTACAAGGCTCGTCCGGCTCCCTACAACAGCATGATGCAATTCTTCCTCATGACCAAGAGAGACAAGTCCAAGGTTCTCGAGTACTTTGAGCGCATGAAGGCCAAGGGCATCGCCCCTACCGCCCACACGTTCAAGCTCCTCGTTGACACCCACGCCACTTTAGATCCTGTAGACATGGAAGCTGCCGAGTCTGTCCTCGAGATGATCAAGGCTACTGGTCAGAAGCCCGAAGCCGTCCACTACGCCAGTCTCATCCACGCCCGCGGCTGTGTCCTTCACGATCTCGAGGGTGCTCGCCGCGTATTTGACGCAGTCGTCAAGGAGTCTTCGGTTCCTCTCGTTCCCTGTCTGTTCCAGGCTCTTTTCGAGGCCATGGTTGCGAACCATCGGGTTGTCGAGACCGAGCCTGTGCTCGCCATGATGCGGTCGAATCGTGTGGAGATGACTCCCTATATCgccaacaccctcatccATGGCTGGGCAGCCGAGAAGAACattgccaaggccaaggagattTACGCCACTGTCAGCGCCACCAAGCGGGAACCTAGCACTTACGAGGCCATGACTCGCGCGTTCCTTGCCGTTGAGGAGCGCGAGAGCGCCAAGGGGGTGGTTACTGAGATGCTCGGCCGCGGATACCCAAGCGCCGTCGTCAACAAGGTTCTGGAACTcctcggtggcggcggaAACGCTGCCCCAGTcgaggctgccgccgccgctgcgtAA
- the CBH1_1 gene encoding Exoglucanase 1 (EggNog:ENOG503NVUF; CAZy:GH7; COG:G), protein MVSAKFAALAALVASASAQQVCSLTPESHPPLTWQRCSAGGSCTNVAGSVTLDSNWRWTHTLQGSTNCYSGNEWDTSICTTGTKCAQNCCVEGAEYAATYGITTSGNQLNLKFVTEGKYSTNVGSRTYLMENATKYQGFNLLGNEFTFDVDVSNIGCGLNGALYFVSMDLDGGLAKYSGNKAGAKYGTGYCDAQCPRDIKFINGEANIEGWNPSTNDVNAGAGRYGTCCSEMDIWEANNMATAYTPHSCTILDQSRCEGESCGGTYSSDRYGGVCDPDGCDFNSYRMGNKEFYGKGKTVDTTKKMTVVTQFLKNAAGELSEIKRFYVQNGVVIPNSVSSIPGVPNQNSITQDWCDAQKIAFGDPDDNTAKGGLRQMGLALDKPMVLVMSIWNDHAAHMLWLDSTYPVDAAGRPGAERGACPTTSGVPSEVEAEAPNSNVAFSNIKFGPIGSTFNSGSTNPNPISSSTATTPTSTRVSSTSTAAQTPTSAPGGTVPRWGQCGGQGYTGPTQCVAPYTCVVSNQWYSQCL, encoded by the exons ATGGTTTCCGCAAAGTTCGCCGCTCTCGCTGCCCTTGTggcctctgcctctgctcAGCAGGTGTGCTCGCTCACTCCCGAGTCTCACCCCCCTCTGACCTGGCAAAGATGCTCGGCTGGTGGCTCCTGCACCAACGTCGCCGGCTCCGTCACCCTTGACTCCAACTGGCGCTGGACTCACACCCTCCAGGGCAGCACCAACTGCTACTCTGGCAACGAGTGGGATACCTCCATCTGCACCACTGGTACCAAGTGCGCTCAGAACTGCTGCGTTGAGGGTGCCGAGTATGCTGCCACCTatggcatcaccaccagcggTAACCAGCTGAACCTCAAGTTCGTCACCGAGGGCAAGTACTCGACCAACGTTGGCTCGCGTACCTACCTCATGGAGAACGCCACCAAGTACCAGG gcttcaacctcctcggcaacGAGTTCACCTTCGATGTCGATGTCTCCAACATTGGCTGCGGTCTCAACGGTGCCCTCTACTTCGTCTCCATGGACCTTGACGGCGGTCTTGCCAAGTACTCGGGCAACAAGGCTGGTGCCAAGTACGGCACCGGTTACTGCGATGCCCAGTGCCCCCGTGACATCAAGTTCATCAACGGTGAGGCCAACATCGAGGGATggaacccctccaccaacgaTGTCAACGCCGGTGCCGGCCGCTACGGTACTTGCTGCTCCGAGATGGACATCTGGGAGGCCAACAACATGGCCACTGCCTACACTCCTCACTCCTGCACCATCCTCGACCAGAGCAGGTGCGAGGGCGAGTCTTGCGGTGGCACTTACAGCTCTGACCGCTATGGCGGTGTTTGCGATCCCGACGGATGCGACTTCAACTCGTACCGCATGGGCAACAAGGAGTTCTACGGCAAGGGCAAGACCGtcgacaccaccaagaagatGACCGTCGTCACCCAGTTCCTCAAGAACGCCGCCGGCGAGCTCTCCGAGATCAAGCGCTTCTACGTCCAGAACGGCGTCGTCATCCCCAACTCCGTCTCCAGCATCCCCGGTGTTCCCAACCAGAACTCCATCACCCAGGACTGGTGCGACGCCCAGAAGATCGCCTTCGGCGACCCGGATGACAACACCGCCAAGGGCGGTCTCCGCCAGATGGGTCTTGCCCTCGACAAGCCCATGGTCCTCGTCATGTCCATCTGGAACGACCACGCCGCCCACATGCTCTGGCTCGACTCCACCTACCCCGTCGACGCCGCCGGTCGCCCCGGTGCCGAGCGCGGTGCCTGCCCCACCACCTCGGGTGTCCCCTCCgaggtcgaggccgaggcccccaactccaacgttgccttctccaacatcaagTTCGGCCCCATCGGCTCGACCTTCAACAGCGgcagcaccaaccccaaccccatctcctcctccaccgccaccacccccacctcgACCCGCGTCAGCAGCACCTCGACCGCCGCCCAGACTCCCACCAGCGCCCCTGGTGGCACCGTCCCCCGCTGGGGCCAGTGCGGCGGCCAGGGCTACACCGGCCCTACCCAGTGCGTTGCCCCCTACACCTGCGTCGTCAGCAACCAGTGGTACAGCCAGTGCCTCTAA
- a CDS encoding hypothetical protein (COG:S; EggNog:ENOG503NUF1), protein MATTQTETRFSSLLSREKAATDEQPVHLSLCGIEVPSVGPDRGATDDDIWRTAEGRVAGTPHPKDDARKIVGHIKNRLNGSSPSGSGSRLLKLADDITTDITDATSGSEPARLKVATAALELAAAVRPPSDAIMSLFANMSVVSAVRLFQHWGVFDMLPTSPPTQGTACCDIARQINAEEGIVSRISTMLTSSRILSLTHNGELCHTPTSLLLRSSEPMAAMFDLMYTNIVRVSDILPCYFDTYGKKEPVGPGHVPVTVLTGEAELGYFESVAKDEERMRGFTRAMGVASGRVPVTGVYPLGKVLDGVEEEDDGRVMWVDVGGGGGHVLRRFREGCAGLRDGRCVVVDLAGVVDQGRIEAEGDELMMAVEWVEGDFMREMTVKGARFYYLRHILRDYSDPIATLVLRNVARAMGRDSRILVSEQINPDGGGTTGRPMPLYAAFKDYSMLAIGGKERSLTQFERIGKEAGLRVEAVYRDSKGTGHGVVEFVLEG, encoded by the exons ATGGCGACTACACAGACAGAAACGCGGTTTTCCAGCCTATTGTCAAGAGAGAAGGCAGCTACAGACGAACAGCCGGTCCACCTCTCCTTGTGTGGAATCGAGGTGCCTAGTGTCGGCCCTGATCGTGGAGCGACCGATGATGACATCTGGAGAACAGCCGAGGGAAGGGTTGCAGGTACACCTCATCCCAAGGACGACGCTCGCAAGATTGTCGGACACATCAAAAACCGTCTCAACGGCTCGAGCCCGTCTGGAAGCGGCAGCCGTCTACTCAAACTAGCagacgacatcaccaccgacatCACAGATGCCACCTCCGGCAGCGAGCCGGCGCGCCTGAAAGTGGCCACAGCAGCGCTCGAACTGGCAGCCGCTGTCCGCCCTCCGTCCGATGCCATCATGTCCCTCTTTGCCAACATGTCTGTCGTCTCCGCCGTCAGACTGTTCCAGCACTGGGGTGTGTTTGACATGCTCCCcacatcacccccaacccaaggGACTGCCTGCTGCGATATCGCCAGACAGATCAATGCGGAAGAAGGGATAGTCT CAAGGATATCAACCATgctcacctcctcccgcaTTCTCTCTCTTACACACAACGGAGAGCTCTGTCACACACCAACCTCGTTGTTGCTACGATCGTCGGAGCCGATGGCGGCCATGTTTGACTTGATGTACACCAATATCGTGCGGGTGTCTGACATTTTGCCTTGTTACTTTGACACCTACGGGAAAAAGGAACCGGTGGGGCCGGGCCATGTCCCTGTTACGGTGTTgacgggggaggcggagttGGGGTACTTTGAGAGTGTGGCtaaggacgaggagaggatgaggggttTCACGAGGGCGATGGGGGTTGCGTCGGGGAGGGTGCCGGTGACGGGAGTTTATCCTCTTGGGAAGGTGCTGGatggtgtggaggaggaggacgatgggagggtgatgtgggtggatgttggtgggggtggggggcatGTGCTGAGGCGGTTCAGGGAGGGTTGTGCCGGTTTGAGGGATGGGAGATGCGTGGTGGTTGATTTGGCGGGAGTGGTTGATCAGGGAAGGATTGAGGCGGAAGGGGATGAGctgatgatggcggtggaatgggtggagggggatttCATGAGGGAGATGACGGTGAAAG GGGCAAGGTTTTATTACCTGAGGCATATTCTACGGGACTATTCGGATCCAATAGCAACGCTGGTCTTGAGGAATGTGGCACGGGCGATGGGCCGGGATAGTAGGATTTTGGTTTCCGAGCAGATCAAccctgatggtggtggtacgACGGGGAGACCAATGCCCCTGTATGCTGCCTTCAAGGACTACTCTATGCTTGCTATtggtgggaaggagaggtCGTTGACTCAGTTTGAGAGAATTGGGAAAGAGGCTGGGCTGAGGGTTGAGGCGGTGTATAGGGATAGTAAGGGGACTGGACATGGGGTGGTTGAGtttgttttggaggggtag